A genomic window from Winogradskyella sp. J14-2 includes:
- a CDS encoding flotillin family protein has product MINLSMQDNVNLEGFGGPMLLIFVALFIVLTLILLIKRYKRCPSDRILVVYGKVGGGKSAKCIHGGAAFIIPVIQDYEYLDLTPISIEVNLVNALSKQNIRVNVPSRFTIGVSTEPGVMQNAAERLLGLGLQDIQELAKEIIFGQLRLVVASMDIEEINSDRDKFLTNISQSVESELKKVGLKLINVNITDIVDESGYIEALGKEAAAHAINAARKSVAEKNRDGAIGEANAVQDEKTQVAAANAKAVEGENTAKISVANSDSLRRQREAEAERVAIASEKVQAAKALQESYAAEQEAETARAERERSSQMADVIVPTEIAKKKAEIDAEAEAERIRRRAKGEADAILFKAQAEAKGLYEVLTKQAAGLDEIVKAAGNNSKDAVLLLIADKLPELVKTQAEAIKNIKIDKVTVWENGGSKDGKSSTSNFISGMYKAVPPLQEMFNMAGMDLPEYLKGKDKNNIEADDAEIDTKE; this is encoded by the coding sequence ATGATTAATTTAAGCATGCAAGACAATGTAAATTTAGAGGGCTTTGGCGGACCAATGCTACTTATATTTGTTGCACTTTTTATAGTGCTCACCTTAATTTTACTTATTAAACGCTATAAACGTTGTCCATCGGATCGCATCTTAGTAGTTTACGGTAAAGTTGGCGGCGGAAAATCCGCAAAATGTATCCATGGTGGTGCCGCCTTTATTATTCCAGTAATTCAAGATTATGAATATCTAGATTTAACACCAATTTCTATCGAAGTTAACTTGGTAAACGCACTATCTAAGCAAAATATCCGTGTTAATGTACCATCGCGCTTTACCATAGGCGTCTCTACAGAACCAGGTGTTATGCAAAATGCAGCAGAGCGTTTGCTTGGTTTAGGTTTACAAGATATTCAAGAATTGGCTAAAGAAATTATTTTTGGTCAGTTACGTTTGGTTGTAGCTTCTATGGATATTGAAGAAATTAACTCAGATAGAGATAAATTCTTAACCAATATATCGCAATCTGTGGAGTCAGAATTAAAAAAGGTTGGTCTTAAATTAATCAACGTAAATATTACAGATATTGTTGACGAATCTGGTTACATTGAAGCTTTAGGTAAAGAAGCTGCAGCACATGCCATAAATGCCGCACGTAAGTCAGTTGCCGAGAAAAATAGAGACGGTGCCATTGGTGAAGCTAATGCAGTACAAGACGAAAAAACACAAGTAGCCGCGGCCAATGCTAAAGCTGTTGAGGGCGAAAACACTGCAAAAATATCCGTTGCCAATTCCGACTCTTTGCGACGTCAGCGTGAAGCCGAAGCAGAGCGCGTAGCAATTGCTTCGGAGAAAGTACAAGCGGCAAAAGCATTACAAGAGTCTTATGCTGCTGAGCAAGAAGCAGAAACTGCCAGAGCAGAACGCGAACGCTCATCTCAAATGGCAGACGTTATCGTACCTACTGAAATTGCTAAAAAGAAAGCAGAAATTGACGCAGAAGCCGAAGCAGAACGTATAAGAAGACGTGCAAAAGGTGAAGCAGATGCCATATTGTTTAAAGCACAAGCCGAAGCAAAAGGGCTTTACGAAGTACTGACCAAGCAGGCAGCTGGTCTAGATGAAATCGTAAAAGCAGCTGGCAACAACTCTAAAGATGCCGTTTTGTTATTGATAGCCGATAAATTACCAGAACTGGTTAAAACACAGGCCGAAGCCATCAAAAATATTAAAATTGATAAAGTTACCGTTTGGGAAAATGGTGGTAGTAAAGATGGCAAATCCTCTACCTCTAACTTTATTTCTGGTATGTACAAAGCTGTACCACCGTTACAAGAAATGTTTAACATGGCTGGGATGGATCTGCCAGAATATTTAAAGGGTAAAGATAAAAACAATATTGAAGCAGACGATGCTGAAATTGACACTAAAGAATAA
- a CDS encoding TonB-dependent receptor plug domain-containing protein produces MRKKITPFALLIMAIFQLNAQEVTQKLDSVTLTGTRIDLPFKENSRTINIITSDAIKKSATVNLADLLQQVAGVDIRRRGTGGSQADLYIRGGGFDQTLLLIDGIKMDDAQTGHHTMNAALPLEVIERIEIIKGPAARVFGQNAFNGAINIVTKKNLKNSTSVNVETGSFGQLNGNVTAGVDLENSSHIVHVGRVTSEGYRINTDYDNANYYLKSTFNKNAQAIEMTATFLERKFGAENFYTTNPTFNEYEETQNSLIAFGTTFRTSTLKIQPRVYWRRNQDMFLLRRDDPNFFRNFHISDKIGAEANASYSSELGITGFGVDLSKIYLRSNNLGNRNRFMTNVFLEHRFSLFNNRLDITPGVALTYFSDFKFHAFPGLDVGYDITNNFKVYGNIGYTYRVPTYTDLYYNDPVTSGNENLEPEEAFAQELGLKYVSQKLTASIAVFNRDADNLIDYVRTSVTEDVFTAQNITEVNTKGLEFDAAYNFNISNYKQTLAFGYSYLDDNISDQNEELSRYSLNTLKHQYITRLSTQLFKNVSQNIIYKYAERTTGQTYNVWDASVAIRFSQAEFTITASNIFDADYIESGFTPMPPSNVLFGLRYTFK; encoded by the coding sequence ATGAGAAAAAAGATTACTCCTTTTGCATTACTAATTATGGCTATTTTTCAGCTTAATGCGCAAGAAGTCACACAAAAACTAGATTCGGTTACTTTGACTGGTACACGTATTGATTTACCTTTTAAAGAAAATTCAAGAACGATAAACATTATCACATCAGATGCTATTAAAAAAAGTGCGACTGTAAACCTTGCGGATTTATTGCAGCAAGTGGCTGGTGTAGATATTAGAAGACGTGGTACAGGTGGCAGCCAAGCCGATCTTTACATAAGAGGTGGTGGTTTTGACCAAACACTTCTACTGATAGATGGAATAAAAATGGACGATGCACAAACAGGTCACCACACCATGAACGCTGCTTTACCATTAGAAGTTATTGAGCGTATAGAAATTATTAAAGGTCCTGCAGCCAGAGTTTTTGGTCAGAATGCTTTTAACGGTGCTATAAATATTGTAACTAAGAAGAACCTTAAAAACTCAACATCTGTAAACGTTGAAACTGGTTCTTTTGGACAGCTTAATGGTAATGTTACTGCTGGAGTAGATTTAGAAAACTCATCGCATATTGTTCATGTTGGTAGAGTGACTTCTGAAGGTTACCGAATTAACACGGATTATGACAATGCCAATTATTACCTAAAAAGTACCTTCAATAAAAATGCTCAAGCTATTGAAATGACAGCTACATTTCTTGAGCGTAAGTTTGGTGCAGAAAACTTCTACACAACCAATCCTACGTTTAATGAGTACGAAGAAACGCAGAATAGCTTAATTGCATTTGGTACCACGTTTAGAACATCTACATTAAAAATTCAGCCAAGAGTTTACTGGAGACGTAATCAAGATATGTTTTTATTGCGACGAGACGATCCTAACTTTTTTAGAAATTTTCATATTTCTGATAAAATTGGTGCAGAAGCCAACGCTTCTTATTCTTCAGAGTTGGGTATTACCGGTTTTGGTGTAGATCTCTCCAAAATCTATTTAAGAAGTAACAACTTAGGTAACCGAAATCGCTTTATGACCAATGTATTTTTAGAGCATCGTTTTAGTTTGTTTAATAACAGATTGGATATTACACCTGGCGTAGCACTAACGTATTTTTCAGATTTTAAATTTCATGCTTTTCCTGGTTTAGATGTTGGGTACGACATCACTAATAACTTTAAGGTTTATGGTAACATTGGTTATACCTATCGTGTACCTACCTATACTGATTTATACTACAACGATCCTGTAACCAGCGGAAATGAAAATCTAGAGCCAGAAGAAGCGTTTGCGCAAGAGCTTGGGTTAAAATATGTCTCACAAAAACTTACAGCTAGTATTGCTGTATTTAACAGAGATGCGGATAATCTTATCGATTATGTAAGAACGTCTGTAACTGAAGATGTGTTTACGGCACAAAATATTACAGAGGTTAATACCAAAGGTTTAGAGTTTGATGCTGCATACAACTTTAATATCAGCAACTACAAACAAACTTTAGCGTTTGGATACTCGTACTTAGATGATAATATTTCGGATCAAAACGAAGAATTATCGCGCTATTCACTTAATACATTAAAGCACCAATATATTACGCGATTAAGCACCCAGTTATTTAAAAACGTAAGTCAAAACATAATTTACAAGTATGCCGAACGTACAACAGGACAAACCTATAATGTCTGGGACGCATCTGTAGCCATTAGATTTAGCCAAGCAGAATTTACAATAACCGCAAGCAATATTTTTGATGCTGACTATATTGAATCTGGCTTTACACCAATGCCACCAAGTAACGTGTTATTTGGTTTACGATATACGTTTAAATAG